In the Shewanella sp. OMA3-2 genome, one interval contains:
- a CDS encoding O-antigen ligase family protein, producing MLIDFVFALTLLISLLSLTILIFKGMNCAPSSTLMFLLACFLFVTEANFRNRELDDSSIDFQILLRLGVWLLITTYTLVYYKRVFSLLLDVNVRFLTLFCIFCFISTIYSPIPVYTAVNSLVQLCFLIFAASIAINLDLTKICMAIFYMSILFHSISLILVPIFPELTVMEFWGQGEIGGTRITGLSGSANAYGQMAGLAIVITQYLRKKIIIGKLLYVSAILLFSFCIIASWSRTSIFIAIVGLFIIEKELVLKYIYHYILLSIFAVITYFMIFDVDDLLLKFSRNGSIEEILTFTGRTDIWAAVWNEALLSPVVGYGYASTKLLLPQIFETEWGWSTVTAHSMFFQSFFTTGFIGVFLLFSTLFIFLKLCGIIKDRFISYIFFLVVINGILESGIGGPIPNTLSFLFFLFYLVAIKKYNENTKG from the coding sequence ATTGTGCGCCTTCTTCTACGTTAATGTTTTTACTTGCTTGTTTTTTATTTGTTACTGAAGCAAATTTTCGTAATAGAGAGTTAGATGATTCTTCAATTGATTTTCAAATATTGTTAAGATTAGGGGTTTGGCTTTTAATTACAACTTATACTCTAGTATATTATAAGAGAGTATTCAGTCTTTTATTGGATGTTAATGTTAGGTTTCTTACCTTATTTTGTATATTTTGCTTTATTTCGACAATTTATTCACCTATACCAGTTTATACGGCAGTTAATTCGCTTGTTCAGTTATGTTTTTTAATATTTGCTGCATCAATAGCCATTAATTTGGACTTAACTAAAATTTGCATGGCAATATTTTACATGAGCATTCTGTTTCATTCTATTTCATTAATTCTTGTACCAATTTTTCCAGAGTTGACCGTGATGGAGTTTTGGGGACAAGGCGAAATAGGTGGCACGCGAATAACAGGGTTATCTGGTTCAGCTAATGCATATGGTCAAATGGCTGGTTTGGCAATAGTTATTACACAATATCTGAGAAAGAAAATCATAATAGGGAAGTTATTATATGTTAGCGCAATACTATTGTTTAGCTTTTGTATTATAGCCTCATGGAGTAGGACATCTATATTTATAGCTATTGTTGGTTTGTTTATAATAGAAAAGGAATTGGTTTTAAAATATATTTATCATTATATTTTATTATCTATTTTTGCAGTAATTACTTATTTCATGATATTTGATGTTGATGATTTGTTATTGAAATTTTCTAGAAATGGTTCAATAGAAGAAATACTTACATTTACTGGGCGGACAGACATTTGGGCAGCTGTTTGGAATGAAGCATTATTAAGCCCTGTTGTTGGGTATGGTTACGCTTCAACCAAACTACTGCTGCCACAAATATTTGAAACTGAGTGGGGGTGGTCAACGGTCACTGCTCACAGTATGTTTTTTCAATCTTTTTTTACAACAGGTTTTATTGGTGTATTCTTGCTATTTAGTACTTTGTTTATATTTTTAAAACTTTGCGGAATAATTAAAGATCGTTTTATAAGTTATATATTTTTTCTAGTTGTTATAAATGGAATATTAGAGTCCGGAATTGGCGGTCCAATACCAAATACACTTTCATTTTTATTTTTTTTGTTTTACTTAGTAGCTATAAAGAAATATAACGAAAACACTAAGGGTTGA
- a CDS encoding serine O-acetyltransferase: MCAITIYRVSKFFYLYKIYPLVWVLKFINLVVFSSVIPPQAKIGRNVMVAYRGIGVVIHKNAVIGNKVSIGQGVTIGRKVKQNEAPLIGNNVYIATGAKVLGNIVIGSNVIIAANSVVINDVPSNSIVGGIPAKVIKSIDVDVFSIMDGIYD, encoded by the coding sequence ATGTGCGCGATTACAATATATAGAGTTTCAAAGTTTTTTTATTTATACAAAATATATCCTTTAGTTTGGGTGTTGAAATTTATAAACTTAGTTGTATTTAGTTCTGTAATACCCCCGCAAGCTAAAATCGGACGTAATGTTATGGTCGCTTATAGAGGTATAGGCGTTGTTATTCATAAAAATGCAGTTATAGGTAATAAGGTTAGTATCGGACAAGGGGTGACAATTGGTCGAAAGGTTAAACAAAATGAAGCTCCTCTAATTGGTAATAATGTCTATATAGCTACTGGAGCAAAGGTTCTTGGTAATATAGTAATTGGTAGCAATGTAATTATTGCCGCTAATAGTGTGGTTATAAATGATGTTCCATCCAACTCTATCGTAGGAGGAATTCCTGCTAAGGTAATTAAATCAATTGATGTCGATGTTTTTTCGATAATGGATGGCATATATGACTGA